From a region of the Salinispira pacifica genome:
- a CDS encoding adenylate/guanylate cyclase domain-containing protein yields the protein MKIRTKFVLVVLPVMIVSIVLVGASSFFLATSGINRIAREFLGFKINQLETYAVNQYRLLVDNGLQNSEEFIQATKGSVQDYASSLTRSGSERIFAVDADGNLEMNSGDLEILEEERAVLADLYARDPDSLQEISIGGEIRVGRGFRFEPFQWYVLVTELRSAYFQDINRITTRTLYLLAGAILVATLVLFYFTGRLTRPLNTIVQTMREIISTSDLSQTVPVEYNDETGTLAHTFNIMTGELDKAYQEIKRFARDAAIAEHKEKKVRQIFQKYVPQELIDRFFQSPESMLVGEDRVLAILFSDIRSFTTISEAMHPSDLVNQLNVYFDIMVEIIMKHGGIVDKYIGDAIMAIFGAPVKHDDDALRAVNAGLDMVEALVEFNKAQRAKGFPEFLTGIGINYGIVTVGNIGAEKKMDYTVIGDMVNLASRLEGLTKEYRQELIISESLQRKVAEYYPTRHIDTVTVKGKTRGIKIYAVRRDLDARTAEAWEIHQGAMDAYFPGRDFQTAARRFRQVLEIFPEDYIAAAMIAQCEEFIQNPPPDDWNGVKKMKTK from the coding sequence ATGAAAATACGAACCAAGTTTGTCCTGGTGGTATTGCCGGTAATGATTGTCTCCATAGTACTGGTGGGAGCTTCCAGTTTCTTTCTGGCAACCTCGGGAATTAACCGCATTGCCCGGGAATTTCTGGGCTTTAAAATTAATCAACTTGAAACCTATGCGGTGAATCAGTACCGGCTGCTGGTGGATAACGGCCTTCAAAACTCTGAAGAATTTATTCAGGCCACCAAGGGCAGCGTCCAGGATTACGCATCAAGTCTCACCCGCAGCGGCAGCGAGAGGATTTTCGCGGTGGACGCCGATGGAAATCTTGAAATGAACAGCGGGGACCTGGAAATACTTGAAGAGGAGCGGGCGGTTCTGGCGGATCTCTATGCCCGGGATCCGGACAGCCTCCAGGAGATCAGCATTGGCGGTGAAATCCGGGTGGGCAGAGGTTTCCGTTTTGAACCCTTCCAGTGGTACGTACTGGTAACCGAGCTGCGCTCGGCCTATTTCCAGGATATCAACAGAATCACCACCAGAACTCTCTATCTTTTGGCTGGAGCGATTCTGGTTGCCACCCTTGTGCTGTTCTATTTCACCGGCCGCCTCACCAGGCCTTTGAACACCATTGTACAGACCATGCGGGAGATCATCAGCACCAGCGACTTGAGCCAAACCGTGCCCGTTGAGTACAACGATGAAACCGGGACCCTTGCCCACACCTTCAATATCATGACCGGGGAGCTGGATAAAGCGTACCAGGAAATTAAGCGCTTCGCCCGGGATGCGGCCATCGCCGAGCACAAGGAAAAGAAGGTCCGCCAGATATTTCAGAAATACGTCCCCCAGGAGCTGATCGACCGCTTTTTTCAGAGTCCCGAATCCATGCTGGTTGGAGAGGACAGGGTTCTGGCCATCCTTTTTTCCGATATTCGCTCGTTCACCACCATCAGCGAGGCAATGCATCCCAGTGATCTGGTAAACCAGCTGAATGTCTATTTTGATATTATGGTCGAGATCATCATGAAGCATGGAGGCATAGTTGATAAGTACATCGGCGATGCCATCATGGCCATCTTCGGTGCTCCGGTGAAACATGACGACGATGCCCTGAGGGCGGTAAATGCCGGCCTGGACATGGTGGAAGCCCTGGTGGAATTCAATAAAGCCCAGCGGGCAAAAGGGTTTCCCGAATTTCTCACCGGTATCGGCATCAACTACGGAATTGTGACGGTGGGGAACATCGGTGCGGAGAAGAAAATGGACTACACGGTGATCGGCGACATGGTGAATCTGGCGAGCCGGTTGGAAGGTTTGACCAAGGAATACCGCCAGGAACTGATTATCTCTGAAAGTCTTCAGCGAAAGGTGGCCGAGTATTACCCCACCAGGCATATTGATACGGTAACGGTGAAAGGAAAGACCCGGGGAATCAAGATTTATGCGGTGCGCCGTGATCTGGATGCACGGACGGCTGAGGCATGGGAAATTCATCAGGGCGCCATGGATGCCTATTTCCCAGGTCGGGATTTTCAAACCGCTGCCCGCCGCTTCCGTCAGGTTCTTGAAATTTTTCCTGAAGATTACATTGCCGCTGCAATGATCGCCCAATGCGAGGAATTTATACAGAATCCGCCTCCCGATGACTGGAATGGCGTGAAAAAAATGAAGACCAAATAG
- a CDS encoding alpha-amylase family glycosyl hydrolase: MNHQDTDQYKPRYTEAESDSRLGSEFRDGRAFFSIWAPQADAVHVYRVSLSYLTNWYWPAGGSAASEVQAAQDDLPGVHLPPEAGRFLSLEYSAEEGVWRGDAELATPVDESAFQYMIIRNGEARPLCHPYARALAPFPGPRGGQPWEVLLPPPGHPDSGRLVPPNGWEGLELPVESHPGREKDNRVIYELHVRDMTIHPHSNVAPEKRGSYAGLVEKLDYIAGLGVSHIQLLPVMKCYSIDETLREYNGSPRSGENNYNWGYDPLSYFTPEGWYSVDPEDPYLRISELKTLIKEAHRRGLRIILDVVYNHMADSSLLEPSAPGYWFRRDEHGGFTSNSGCGNDVASERTMVRRLIHHSLEYFVREFHVDGFRFDLMGLLDSRTVLEADEKLRALRPDIMLLGEGWRMYNGEEGTRGMDQDLAAQHCHVAMFSDEIRDMLKGGGLNEASQGFLSGLERDKELVLSNLLGNPRQYFSSHRPLQVVNYLVCHDGLTLRDSLCHNYGIDTSSASGRWELAQRIRAANLLLASSQGIIFLHAGQERGRSKPNPPDSDYSAIGPYVHNSYHSDDGVNAFPWTMEAEFAGLPDHLRKILEFRRNEPLLHLDDHEELHASARLIETPGAFSFAYTISDGSRGIVIGVNLENRSFSCSLKDSLPGGHHFTVIAGDARMEEDLCRMDPFGSLLMTYDIS, encoded by the coding sequence GTGAACCATCAAGATACAGATCAATATAAACCCCGATATACCGAGGCAGAATCCGATTCCCGGCTGGGTTCGGAGTTCAGGGACGGCAGGGCGTTTTTTTCCATATGGGCTCCGCAGGCTGATGCGGTTCATGTATACCGTGTTTCCCTCTCCTATTTAACGAACTGGTACTGGCCCGCAGGCGGTTCAGCGGCTTCCGAAGTACAGGCTGCACAGGATGACCTGCCCGGTGTTCATCTTCCACCGGAGGCGGGCAGGTTTCTTAGTCTGGAATACAGCGCAGAAGAGGGTGTCTGGCGGGGAGATGCAGAACTTGCAACCCCAGTGGATGAGTCGGCATTTCAATATATGATAATCCGCAACGGCGAAGCCCGCCCCCTCTGCCATCCCTACGCCCGGGCCCTGGCGCCCTTTCCCGGTCCCCGGGGGGGACAGCCCTGGGAGGTTCTTCTTCCGCCCCCGGGGCATCCGGATTCAGGAAGATTGGTTCCCCCAAACGGCTGGGAAGGTCTGGAGCTGCCTGTGGAAAGCCATCCCGGCCGTGAAAAGGATAACCGGGTAATATATGAGCTTCATGTCCGGGATATGACCATTCATCCCCACAGCAACGTTGCTCCGGAGAAGCGGGGCAGCTATGCCGGTCTGGTGGAGAAGCTGGATTATATTGCCGGGCTGGGGGTGAGTCACATTCAGCTTCTGCCGGTGATGAAATGCTACAGCATCGATGAAACCCTGCGGGAGTACAACGGTTCACCCCGTTCCGGGGAAAACAACTACAACTGGGGATACGATCCCCTCTCATATTTTACCCCGGAGGGCTGGTATTCCGTGGATCCGGAAGATCCGTATCTGCGGATATCCGAACTGAAAACCCTGATCAAGGAAGCACACCGCCGGGGATTACGGATTATTCTGGACGTGGTGTACAATCATATGGCCGACAGCAGCCTGCTTGAACCCTCTGCCCCGGGATACTGGTTCCGCAGGGATGAACACGGCGGGTTTACCTCCAACTCCGGCTGCGGAAACGATGTGGCCAGCGAACGGACAATGGTTCGCCGTCTGATTCACCACAGCCTGGAATATTTTGTGCGGGAATTCCATGTGGACGGGTTCCGCTTCGATCTGATGGGCCTTTTGGATTCCAGAACAGTCCTTGAAGCGGATGAGAAGCTGCGTGCTCTCAGGCCGGACATTATGCTGCTGGGCGAAGGCTGGCGGATGTATAACGGAGAAGAGGGTACCCGGGGCATGGACCAGGATCTTGCCGCCCAGCATTGTCATGTGGCCATGTTCAGCGATGAAATCCGGGATATGCTCAAGGGCGGGGGGCTGAATGAGGCCAGTCAGGGGTTCCTCAGCGGACTGGAGCGGGATAAGGAGCTGGTGCTCTCAAATCTTCTGGGGAATCCCCGGCAGTACTTTTCCTCCCACCGGCCGCTGCAGGTGGTGAATTATCTGGTCTGTCATGACGGTCTGACCCTGAGAGATTCCCTGTGCCATAACTACGGTATCGATACTTCCTCCGCCTCGGGCAGGTGGGAGCTGGCCCAGCGCATACGGGCGGCGAATCTTCTTTTAGCAAGCAGCCAGGGTATTATATTTCTTCATGCCGGCCAGGAGCGGGGCAGGAGCAAACCCAATCCTCCGGATTCTGATTACTCCGCAATAGGGCCCTATGTCCATAACTCATATCACAGCGATGACGGGGTGAACGCATTTCCCTGGACCATGGAGGCCGAATTCGCCGGGCTGCCCGATCATCTGAGAAAGATTCTGGAATTTCGCAGGAATGAGCCTCTTCTCCACCTGGATGATCATGAGGAGCTTCATGCGTCGGCAAGACTCATAGAAACACCCGGGGCGTTCAGTTTCGCTTATACCATCAGCGACGGATCCCGGGGAATAGTGATAGGGGTGAATCTGGAGAACCGGAGTTTCAGCTGCAGCTTGAAGGACTCCCTTCCCGGTGGGCATCATTTTACGGTGATTGCGGGGGACGCCAGGATGGAGGAAGACCTGTGCAGGATGGACCCCTTCGGTTCTCTTCTGATGACCTATGACATTTCTTAG
- a CDS encoding SoxR reducing system RseC family protein, which produces MTDSTLSVESHSSMVTQEGIVEEMRNNHALVRIYQNSSCAGCKVSGSCSSKTLGGNNSRIIEAMADDGVAVGSKVILRMRTRDGFLSVLLSFILPLILLFSFILSLQSLDIREEMLALGGLGVLSGYYLILSLFRNILKRHISFTAVPASQAHPVVCDNL; this is translated from the coding sequence ATGACAGATTCAACTCTGAGCGTTGAATCTCACTCTTCAATGGTGACACAGGAAGGCATTGTTGAGGAAATGAGAAACAACCACGCTCTTGTCAGAATATACCAGAACTCCAGTTGTGCAGGCTGTAAGGTCTCCGGATCATGCAGCAGCAAAACGCTGGGAGGGAATAACAGCCGGATTATCGAAGCCATGGCGGACGACGGTGTGGCCGTGGGCTCGAAGGTTATTCTCCGGATGCGTACACGTGACGGATTTCTCTCCGTGCTCCTGTCGTTTATTCTGCCGCTTATTCTACTATTCAGCTTTATTCTGTCTCTCCAGTCTCTTGATATCAGGGAAGAGATGCTGGCCCTCGGCGGGCTGGGAGTTCTTTCGGGATACTACCTGATTCTCAGTTTATTCCGTAATATTCTCAAACGGCATATCAGCTTCACCGCCGTTCCTGCATCCCAGGCCCACCCCGTGGTATGTGATAATCTTTGA
- a CDS encoding 3-deoxy-7-phosphoheptulonate synthase, which translates to MHFRVDDLRIQQIKPLIPPAILMEEIPLGETAQRTVAESRKSIENIMDGRDKRLLVIIGPCSIHDTAAAREYGKLLSAARQRFSDSLEIVMRVYFEKPRTRKGWKGLINDPYLDDSFQINKGLHLARKLLVDLGEMELPVGCEFLDTITPQFLADAVSWGAIGARTTESQIHRELASGLSMPVGFKNGTDGNVKIAIDAIHASASPHHFLSVTKQSVAAIVETGGNDYAHLILRGGNDGPNYDQKSIADACGILKEDDLTPRVMVDCSHGNSMKDHRKQVPAVRDLAKQIAGGTENIFGLMIESNLVEGKQPMAVLDQLKYGQSVTDACLGWDDSLGLLEELAQASLQRMEG; encoded by the coding sequence ATGCATTTTCGAGTTGACGATCTGCGCATTCAGCAAATCAAGCCCCTCATACCTCCGGCAATTCTCATGGAAGAAATACCATTGGGTGAAACCGCCCAGAGGACGGTGGCAGAGTCCCGAAAGAGCATCGAAAATATCATGGACGGCAGAGACAAACGTCTGCTGGTGATTATCGGTCCATGCTCCATTCACGATACCGCTGCAGCCCGGGAATACGGGAAGCTGCTCAGTGCCGCCAGACAGCGGTTTTCCGATAGTCTGGAGATCGTAATGCGGGTGTATTTTGAGAAACCCCGGACCAGAAAAGGGTGGAAGGGGCTGATCAACGACCCGTATCTGGACGACAGTTTCCAGATAAACAAGGGCTTGCATCTTGCCCGGAAACTTCTGGTGGACCTTGGAGAGATGGAGCTGCCTGTTGGCTGCGAATTCCTGGATACCATTACACCCCAGTTTCTGGCGGATGCCGTATCCTGGGGAGCCATCGGCGCCCGGACAACCGAAAGTCAGATTCACCGGGAACTGGCATCGGGGCTGAGCATGCCGGTGGGTTTCAAAAACGGAACCGACGGAAATGTGAAGATCGCCATCGATGCAATTCACGCCTCGGCCTCTCCCCACCATTTCCTTTCGGTAACCAAACAGTCGGTTGCCGCCATTGTGGAAACCGGGGGGAATGATTATGCCCATCTCATTCTCCGGGGCGGGAATGACGGTCCCAACTATGACCAGAAATCCATTGCCGATGCCTGCGGTATCCTGAAAGAGGATGATCTGACTCCTAGGGTGATGGTGGATTGTTCCCATGGCAATTCCATGAAGGATCACCGGAAGCAGGTTCCCGCAGTCCGGGATCTTGCAAAGCAGATCGCCGGAGGAACGGAGAATATTTTCGGACTGATGATCGAAAGCAATCTGGTGGAGGGGAAACAGCCCATGGCAGTGCTGGACCAGCTGAAATACGGTCAGAGCGTTACCGATGCCTGCCTGGGCTGGGATGACAGTCTGGGGCTCCTGGAAGAATTAGCCCAGGCTTCTCTTCAGCGGATGGAAGGGTAA
- the sbcB gene encoding exodeoxyribonuclease I, protein MEQSFLWYDLETFGTNPFHDRIAQFAAVRTNMKFEIIGEPVVLYCIPSEDYLPDPQACLVTGITPRECRSKGLPEYQFAREIFNIMMVPGTTVTGYNSIAFDDEFIRNLFYRNLFDPYLREYSNGNSRWDIINLVRATHDLRPEGIIWPETDEGKPQFRLERLSAANGIGHDQAHDALSDVYATIEMAKLIHDKQPRLFNWSWKHRKKDELRKLFNLNSRPALVHSSPLLTRKEGATTLICPLGVPGEGARQGRDTMLCADLRYDPSRILDLSVEEIRKRVFLPSAMEDETHRRYPVYSIKINRAPFVAPLNSLKPERADALNIDIQKCLDNRDTLLRNQDITAKIRQVFNDPPSGSLPDDPDYQIYGGFFADGDREQFPFIHRSMEELLSMDDKSRETGIREFISGVQRMNLTQKERVSKLVSRMLGRNFGSQLRGKAAQSWKEFCQNRLIFPLLNEARDIHSFRREIEKLQSRPGLQVRDKIVLKELLEYFDELKRITLEVS, encoded by the coding sequence ATGGAACAATCATTTCTCTGGTACGACCTGGAAACCTTCGGCACGAATCCCTTTCATGACCGCATAGCCCAATTTGCCGCTGTGCGCACCAACATGAAATTTGAAATCATCGGCGAACCGGTGGTGCTCTACTGCATCCCTTCTGAGGATTACCTTCCCGACCCCCAGGCCTGCCTGGTGACGGGGATCACCCCCCGGGAATGCAGAAGCAAGGGTTTACCTGAGTACCAGTTTGCCCGGGAAATATTCAATATCATGATGGTTCCCGGCACAACCGTCACCGGATACAATTCCATTGCCTTCGATGACGAGTTCATCCGTAATCTTTTCTACCGAAACCTGTTCGATCCCTACCTCAGGGAGTACTCCAACGGCAACAGCCGCTGGGATATCATCAATCTCGTACGGGCAACCCATGATCTGCGTCCGGAGGGGATCATCTGGCCGGAAACAGATGAGGGGAAACCTCAGTTCCGATTGGAACGGCTTTCGGCGGCCAACGGTATCGGCCACGATCAGGCTCACGATGCCCTTTCGGATGTATACGCCACCATTGAAATGGCAAAGCTGATTCATGACAAACAGCCCCGGCTTTTCAACTGGAGCTGGAAACACCGGAAGAAGGACGAGCTGAGAAAACTGTTCAACCTGAACAGCCGCCCGGCGCTGGTGCACAGCTCCCCCCTGCTCACCCGAAAAGAAGGAGCAACCACCCTCATCTGCCCCCTGGGCGTACCCGGGGAAGGCGCGCGCCAGGGCCGGGATACCATGCTCTGCGCAGATCTGCGCTACGACCCGTCCCGCATTCTGGATCTGAGCGTTGAAGAGATCCGAAAGAGGGTATTCCTCCCCTCGGCCATGGAAGATGAAACCCACCGGCGCTATCCGGTATACAGCATCAAAATCAACCGGGCCCCCTTCGTGGCCCCCCTGAACTCCCTGAAGCCCGAGCGTGCCGACGCCTTGAATATCGATATTCAGAAATGTCTGGATAACCGGGATACATTATTACGGAACCAGGATATTACTGCGAAGATTCGGCAGGTATTCAACGATCCTCCGTCGGGATCTCTGCCCGACGACCCGGATTATCAAATTTACGGCGGATTTTTTGCCGACGGGGACAGGGAACAGTTCCCGTTTATTCACCGCAGCATGGAGGAATTGCTCTCCATGGATGATAAATCCCGGGAAACGGGTATACGGGAGTTTATTTCCGGGGTTCAGCGCATGAACCTGACCCAGAAAGAACGTGTGAGCAAACTGGTGAGCAGAATGCTGGGAAGAAATTTCGGCAGTCAGCTCAGGGGCAAGGCCGCCCAGAGTTGGAAGGAGTTCTGCCAGAACCGTCTCATTTTCCCCCTGCTGAACGAAGCCCGGGATATCCACAGCTTCCGCCGGGAAATTGAGAAGCTTCAGAGCAGACCGGGGCTTCAGGTCAGAGACAAGATAGTTCTCAAGGAGCTGCTGGAATATTTCGATGAATTAAAGAGGATTACTCTGGAGGTTTCATGA
- a CDS encoding ABC transporter ATP-binding protein, whose product MLELQELKKDFEGVRAVDSLSLSLKRSGIFGLLGPNGAGKSTTIRMILQIIMADSGKILFDGRPITSADRERIGYLPEERGLYPKMKCGETLEYFARLKSVEPGENLNRRIDYWLDRFQLSEYKNRKVDDLSKGMGQKLQFIVTLLHDPDLLILDEPFSGLDPLSQNLILEILTELKRDGKTILFSTHIMDHAEKICDEICIINRGAQILSGRLSDIKSSRGNNTLYLESEQDFPRLEDIPGVQSVLSFPRGREIMLEQGNDGQQLLKTLLEQISIQRFEFKAPSLHAIYSELLGADHEKQ is encoded by the coding sequence ATGCTTGAACTTCAAGAGTTGAAAAAGGATTTTGAGGGTGTACGTGCGGTGGATTCACTGAGCCTGAGCCTGAAGCGGAGCGGTATTTTCGGCCTCCTGGGTCCCAACGGAGCGGGAAAATCCACAACCATCCGAATGATCCTCCAGATCATCATGGCAGACAGCGGAAAGATTTTATTTGACGGAAGACCCATCACCTCCGCAGACCGTGAACGGATCGGCTATCTGCCGGAGGAACGGGGGTTGTATCCTAAAATGAAATGCGGAGAAACCCTGGAGTACTTCGCCCGGCTGAAGTCCGTGGAGCCCGGGGAAAATTTGAACCGCCGAATAGATTACTGGCTGGATCGTTTCCAGCTCAGTGAGTATAAGAACCGCAAAGTGGACGATTTAAGCAAGGGAATGGGGCAGAAGCTCCAGTTTATTGTGACTTTGCTGCACGACCCGGATCTGCTGATCCTTGACGAACCCTTCAGCGGTCTGGATCCTCTGAGTCAGAATCTGATTCTTGAAATTCTCACCGAGCTGAAACGGGATGGAAAAACGATTCTCTTTTCCACGCACATAATGGATCATGCGGAAAAAATCTGTGACGAAATCTGCATCATCAACCGGGGGGCACAAATACTCAGCGGACGCCTGAGCGACATTAAAAGCAGCAGGGGGAATAACACCCTCTACCTTGAATCGGAGCAGGACTTTCCCCGATTGGAAGATATTCCCGGGGTTCAGTCGGTACTTTCCTTTCCCCGGGGGAGGGAGATTATGCTGGAGCAGGGGAACGACGGCCAGCAGCTTCTGAAAACCCTGCTTGAGCAGATATCAATTCAGAGATTTGAATTCAAAGCCCCCTCCCTGCACGCAATATATTCCGAACTCCTTGGAGCAGATCATGAAAAGCAATAA
- a CDS encoding glycosyltransferase family protein — protein sequence MRVALACNGEGFGHVSRTTAFYEALKDRYDLVILAPETVHGFLAEKLPDARVFSVPHMHLAKISDRINFLRTAWENMPTLLTLRTRIVRASRLLRELGVDVLINDYEPFSAIAAKRIGIPVLQFNHPGIVVQSPSIMPDALAVKLVARFMMPSFDKRIFCSFYNGDVGPMIRRELSEAQVSRQDYYVVSLKESYRRPVLKRLHQMGIHNYRLFPNPDDDYVAAVANCRAVITSAGHQTLSECIHMGKPVFAIPQRGQYEQRLNARMLSASGWGSYGSIRNLKRTLGGFIARLDSYPRKAQPWIKFNFNNETDRIMKKVESFIRHSSRPAILPIWSFLFPDDEKNEDVHNLWGLLPVKSREMEDLRDRRLFRQFRSHEYYEQSSSIR from the coding sequence ATGAGGGTGGCGCTTGCGTGCAACGGTGAAGGCTTCGGCCACGTATCCCGGACAACTGCCTTTTATGAGGCGTTGAAAGACCGCTATGATCTTGTGATTCTGGCCCCTGAGACGGTACACGGGTTTTTAGCTGAGAAACTCCCGGATGCACGGGTTTTCAGCGTACCCCACATGCATCTGGCGAAAATATCAGACCGCATAAATTTCCTCCGCACCGCCTGGGAAAACATGCCCACCCTGCTCACCCTGCGAACCAGAATAGTACGTGCAAGCCGCCTGCTCCGGGAGCTGGGCGTAGACGTGCTGATCAACGACTATGAGCCATTCTCCGCCATCGCTGCAAAGAGAATCGGAATTCCCGTACTTCAGTTTAATCATCCGGGGATTGTGGTTCAGAGCCCTTCCATAATGCCCGATGCGCTGGCGGTAAAACTGGTGGCACGCTTTATGATGCCTTCATTCGATAAACGTATTTTCTGTTCCTTTTACAACGGAGATGTAGGCCCCATGATACGCAGGGAGCTCAGTGAAGCTCAGGTCAGCCGGCAGGACTATTATGTGGTCAGTCTTAAAGAAAGTTACCGTCGGCCGGTGCTCAAGCGCCTGCACCAGATGGGAATTCACAATTACCGGCTTTTTCCGAATCCGGATGATGACTATGTCGCGGCGGTTGCCAACTGCAGGGCGGTGATCACCAGTGCGGGGCATCAGACTCTCAGCGAATGTATCCACATGGGAAAACCGGTGTTTGCCATTCCCCAGCGGGGGCAGTACGAACAGCGGCTGAATGCCAGGATGCTTTCAGCATCCGGCTGGGGGAGCTACGGAAGCATCAGGAATCTCAAGCGGACGCTGGGCGGGTTCATTGCCCGGCTGGACAGCTATCCACGGAAAGCTCAGCCGTGGATAAAATTCAATTTCAATAACGAAACTGACAGAATAATGAAAAAAGTTGAATCATTTATCCGGCACAGCTCCCGGCCTGCAATTCTGCCGATCTGGAGTTTTCTCTTTCCAGATGATGAAAAAAACGAGGATGTTCATAACCTCTGGGGCCTGTTGCCGGTAAAGTCCCGGGAAATGGAAGATCTTCGGGACAGGCGTCTTTTTCGACAATTCCGTTCCCATGAATATTACGAGCAGAGCTCTTCTATTCGCTGA
- a CDS encoding ABC transporter permease — MKSNKTWVIALQHLRTTALTKAFAVTTILGPFLILAISILPGLLANDPFTYDDDTRVALVRPDDESLFRNIENALEEGGGRIILEPVSGEDEGRKLLDEDEVTAMVALSEDLETIRYFSKTDTAYHIQQAVRGAVNSIAYQRKLEKYNIEPRVAEDLNSNPQFRFIRVGAAGDDDQGDDGFENTIFVVVTLTMLLYMTILFYGQVIARSVVLEKTSRTIDLMMSSVSSGQLMMGKILGIGTAGVIQYGIWIGALLLFSSVSRELWDIGLPASLQPGNLLILMVFFVLGFLLYAAFYSAIGAASKDEQQVGQLGMPLILFLIVPMMMIAPITISPGSSMAVGLSLFPLTSPLVMVMRSVAAAVPPFQVVLSAGILIASIFAVGYIAARIFRTGILMTGKKVRLSEVLRWIRE; from the coding sequence ATGAAAAGCAATAAAACCTGGGTAATAGCCCTGCAGCATTTGCGCACCACGGCGCTGACCAAAGCCTTCGCCGTTACAACGATTCTGGGACCGTTTCTGATTCTGGCCATCTCAATTCTCCCCGGGCTTCTTGCCAACGATCCCTTCACCTATGACGACGATACCAGGGTGGCCTTGGTGCGGCCGGATGATGAGAGCCTCTTCCGCAACATCGAAAATGCACTGGAAGAGGGGGGCGGAAGAATTATTCTGGAGCCCGTGTCCGGGGAGGATGAAGGAAGGAAACTTCTGGACGAAGATGAGGTGACCGCCATGGTTGCCCTTTCCGAGGATCTGGAAACCATCCGCTACTTCAGCAAAACCGATACCGCATACCACATTCAGCAGGCTGTCCGGGGAGCAGTGAACTCCATTGCGTACCAGCGGAAGCTTGAAAAATACAATATTGAGCCCCGGGTCGCCGAAGACCTGAACAGTAATCCCCAATTCCGCTTCATTCGGGTGGGAGCTGCCGGAGATGACGATCAGGGGGATGATGGTTTTGAGAACACCATATTTGTGGTGGTCACCCTGACCATGCTTCTGTATATGACCATCCTCTTCTACGGTCAGGTGATAGCCCGCTCGGTGGTTCTGGAGAAAACCAGCAGGACCATAGACCTGATGATGAGCTCGGTGAGCAGCGGACAGCTGATGATGGGTAAGATCCTGGGCATCGGCACCGCAGGGGTGATCCAGTACGGCATTTGGATCGGCGCACTCCTGCTGTTCAGTTCGGTAAGCCGGGAACTGTGGGATATCGGTTTGCCTGCCAGCCTTCAGCCCGGAAATCTCCTGATACTCATGGTGTTTTTTGTGCTTGGATTTCTGCTGTATGCGGCCTTTTACTCAGCCATCGGGGCTGCGAGCAAGGATGAGCAGCAGGTGGGGCAGCTGGGTATGCCGCTGATCCTGTTTCTCATTGTGCCCATGATGATGATCGCTCCCATTACCATCAGTCCCGGCAGTTCCATGGCAGTTGGGTTGAGCCTTTTTCCCCTGACCAGTCCGCTGGTGATGGTGATGCGTTCGGTGGCGGCTGCAGTCCCCCCGTTCCAGGTGGTTCTTTCAGCGGGAATCCTCATCGCATCCATTTTTGCTGTGGGATACATTGCAGCCAGAATTTTCCGTACTGGAATTCTCATGACCGGGAAAAAGGTCCGGCTTTCCGAGGTGCTGCGCTGGATTCGGGAATGA